A single genomic interval of Arachis duranensis cultivar V14167 chromosome 7, aradu.V14167.gnm2.J7QH, whole genome shotgun sequence harbors:
- the LOC107458980 gene encoding IAA-amino acid hydrolase ILR1-like 4 isoform X1 — MMMGLVKWVNLFIIFHLFGAATTTKPIMAASDSSKFLNLAKEPWVFDWMVEIRRKIHENPELGYEEFKTSELVRTELDKLGIPYKYPVAVTGVIAFIGTKKPPFVAIRADMDALPMQELVEWEHKSKVQGKMHACGHDAHVAMLLGAAKILKEHEKDIQGTVVLVFQPAEEGGGGAKEILDAGALENVSAIFGLHVAPKLPIGVVASRSGSFFAGSGFFEAIISGKGGHAAIPQHSIDPILAASNVIVSLQHIISREADPLDSQVVTVAKFQGGGAFNVIPDSVTIGGTFRAFSTGSFMQLRQRIEQVITKQASVQRCNATVSFLDDKPFFPPTVNHAELHDYFQSVAGSVLGGDKVIDIQPLMGSEDFSFYQQVIPGYFFLLGMENTAVEHLESPHSPHFKVNEDALPYGAALHASLAANYLLKIHQDLPVVKEKHHDEL, encoded by the exons ATGATGATGGGTTTGGTCAAATGGGTCAACTTGTTCATCATATTTCATTTGTTTGGTgctgcaacaacaacaaaacccATCATGGCAGCCTCAGATTCTTCCAAGTTTCTGAATTTGGCGAAGGAACCTTGGGTATTTGATTGGATGGTTGAGATCAGGAGGAagattcatgagaatccagaactGGGGTATGAGGAATTTAAGACAAGTGAGCTTGTAAGGACCGAATTGGACAAGCTTGGGATCCCATACAAATACCCAGTTGCGGTAACAGGTGTTATTGCTTTCATAGGAACAAAAAAGCCTCCTTTTGTTGCAATTAGAGCTGACATGGATGCTCTCCCTATGCAG GAACTGGTGGAATGGGAGCACAAGAGTAAAGTGCAAGGCAAGATGCATGCATGCGGTCATGATGCTCATGTTGCTATGCTTCTTGGTGCTGCAAAGATCCTCAAAGAGCATGAAAAAGATATCCAA GGAACTGTAGTTCTTGTTTTTCAACCTGCAGAGGAAGGAGGTGGAGGGGCTAAGGAAATTTTAGATGCTGGAGCCTTAGAAAATGTTTCTGCCATATTTGGATTGCATGTCGCACCGAAGTTACCTATAGGCGTAGTGGCATCTAGATCTGGTTCTTTCTTTGCCGGAAGTGGCTTCTTTGAAGCAATAATAAGTGGCAAGGGAGGTCATGCAGCCATTCCTCAGCATTCTATAGACCCCATATTGGCAGCTTCTAATGTGATTGTTAGCTTACAACATATAATTTCTCGCGAGGCTGATCCTCTGGATTCGCAG GTTGTGACGGTAGCGAAATTCCAAGGAGGTGGTGCATTCAATGTTATTCCAGATTCTGTCACAATCGGTGGGACTTTCCGAGCTTTCTCAACAGGGAGTTTTATGCAACTGAGACAGCGGATTGAGCAG GTTATTACTAAGCAAGCTTCCGTGCAAAGGTGCAATGCAACGGTCAGCTTTCTGGACGACAAGCCTTTCTTCCCTCCAACTGTAAACCATGCAGAATTGCATGACTATTTCCAAAGTGTAGCCGGAAGCGTGCTCGGCGGCGATAAAGTGATTGACATACAACCATTGATGGGATCGGAGGACTTTTCGTTCTACCAACAGGTCATTCCCGGTTACTTCTTCCTCCTTGGAATGGAGAACACGGCGGTTGAACACCTCGAATCGCCACACTCTCCCCATTTCAAAGTAAACGAAGATGCACTCCCTTATGGAGCTGCACTTCATGCTTCATTAGCTGCTAACTATCTTCTCAAAATTCATCAAGACTTGCCAGTGGTAAAGGAGAAACACCATGATGAATTATAA
- the LOC107458938 gene encoding uncharacterized protein LOC107458938 — MVTSTPYYAQANGQVEAAHKILIGLIKKHIGNRPRTWHEILSQVLWAYRNSPRGSTGTSAYKLVYGHDAVLQLEINLNTLRVSKQNDFPVDDYWNAMFDELNELDSERILALENVI; from the coding sequence ATGGTTACTTCGACTCCCTATTATGCACAAGCTAATGGGCAAGTAGAAGCAGCGCATAAGATATTGATAGGCTTGATTAAAAAACATATCGGGAATAGGCCTCGAACATGGCATGAGATTTTAAGTCAAGTATTATGGGCTTATCGAAACTCACCAAGAGGTTCGACAGGGACTTCAGCTTATAAATTAGTATATGGCCATGATGCAGTATTGCAAttagagattaatttaaatacttTAAGAGTATCGAAACAGAATGATTTTCCTGTTGATGATTATTGGAATGCAATGTTTGATGAGTTGAATGAATTGGATTCAGAGCGAATTTTGGCACTTGAAAATGTAATTTGA
- the LOC107458936 gene encoding uncharacterized protein LOC107458936 — MAEVLRGMKNPKITIKFAVEVGESTIEHVSRYLVEIGNLANDENLKMKIFSSSLTKNAFTWFSNLRPNSITTWNQLETAFHAQFYRVEMNVAVTNLVALKHEDGETIDDYLIHFKNARSRCYVTLPENEIVKIATMGFGFYMRRKLLNVHIPDLAHLVEKVRQTELMKKEKEKHRTEQRSKSKPFTQKEKVAYVTMESSEEEIDFETEVDLAKLKKGPPYVCSLLKKLPGSEKSNDSKLKSGKKYSFDISKSDQIFDVLLKDKQLVLPEGRTLLSVKDLKGKPYCKFYQAISHSTNSCVRFRDLIQEANMKECLKFDDGKKEMKVDVDPFETDAVMWNPIFV; from the coding sequence ATGGCCGAAGTGCTAAGAGGaatgaaaaatccaaaaataaccATAAAATTTGCTGTAGAAGTTGGAGAATCGACAATTGAACATGTTTCTCGTTATTTGGTCGAGATTGGGAACCTAGCCaatgatgaaaatttgaaaatgaaaattttttcttcGTCATTGACGAAGAATGCATTTACATGGTTCTCGAATCTTAGACCAAATTCGATTACAACATGGAATCAGTTGGAAACTGCTTTTCATGCTCAGTTTTACCGAGTGGAAATGAATGTAGCAGTTACCAATTTAGTAGCTTTGAAACATGAAGATGGTGAAACCATCGACGATTATTTAATACATTTCAAAAATGCTAGAAGTAGGTGCTATGTGACATTACCTGAAAATGAGATAGTGAAAATAGCAACTATGGGGTTTGGATTTTATATGCGCAGGAAATTGCTTAATGTGCATATTCCTGACTTGGCTCACCTAGTTGAAAAGGTTCGGCAGACTGAGcttatgaaaaaggagaaagaaaaacataGAACTGAACAGAGGTCGAAAAGTAAACCGTTTACTCAAAAAGAGAAGGTTGCTTATGTAACTATGGAATCCTCAGAGGAGGAAATCGATTTTGAAACAGAAGTCGATTTGGCCAAACTTAAGAAAGGCCCTCCATATGTTtgttctttattaaaaaaactcCCTGGTAGTGAAAAGTCGAATGATTCAAAACTTAAAAGTGGAAAGAAATATAGTTTTGATATCTCAAAATCTGATCAGATTTTCGATGTGTTGCTTAAAGATAAACAGTTGGTTTTACCTGAGGGTAGAACTTTGCTTTCCGTAAAAGATTTGAAAGGAAAGCCTTATTGCAAATTTTATCAAGCAATAAGTCATTCGACTAACAGTTGTGTCCGTTTCAGGGATTTAATTCAAGAGGCAAACATGAAAGAATGTTTGAAATTTGATGATGGCAAGAAGGAGATGAAAGTTGATGTAGATCCTTTCGAAACTGATGCAGTTATGTGGAACCCTATTTTTGTGTGA
- the LOC107458980 gene encoding IAA-amino acid hydrolase ILR1-like 4 isoform X2, which produces MMMGLVKWVNLFIIFHLFGAATTTKPIMAASDSSKFLNLAKEPWVFDWMVEIRRKIHENPELGYEEFKTSELVRTELDKLGIPYKYPVAVTGVIAFIGTKKPPFVAIRADMDALPMQGTVVLVFQPAEEGGGGAKEILDAGALENVSAIFGLHVAPKLPIGVVASRSGSFFAGSGFFEAIISGKGGHAAIPQHSIDPILAASNVIVSLQHIISREADPLDSQVVTVAKFQGGGAFNVIPDSVTIGGTFRAFSTGSFMQLRQRIEQVITKQASVQRCNATVSFLDDKPFFPPTVNHAELHDYFQSVAGSVLGGDKVIDIQPLMGSEDFSFYQQVIPGYFFLLGMENTAVEHLESPHSPHFKVNEDALPYGAALHASLAANYLLKIHQDLPVVKEKHHDEL; this is translated from the exons ATGATGATGGGTTTGGTCAAATGGGTCAACTTGTTCATCATATTTCATTTGTTTGGTgctgcaacaacaacaaaacccATCATGGCAGCCTCAGATTCTTCCAAGTTTCTGAATTTGGCGAAGGAACCTTGGGTATTTGATTGGATGGTTGAGATCAGGAGGAagattcatgagaatccagaactGGGGTATGAGGAATTTAAGACAAGTGAGCTTGTAAGGACCGAATTGGACAAGCTTGGGATCCCATACAAATACCCAGTTGCGGTAACAGGTGTTATTGCTTTCATAGGAACAAAAAAGCCTCCTTTTGTTGCAATTAGAGCTGACATGGATGCTCTCCCTATGCAG GGAACTGTAGTTCTTGTTTTTCAACCTGCAGAGGAAGGAGGTGGAGGGGCTAAGGAAATTTTAGATGCTGGAGCCTTAGAAAATGTTTCTGCCATATTTGGATTGCATGTCGCACCGAAGTTACCTATAGGCGTAGTGGCATCTAGATCTGGTTCTTTCTTTGCCGGAAGTGGCTTCTTTGAAGCAATAATAAGTGGCAAGGGAGGTCATGCAGCCATTCCTCAGCATTCTATAGACCCCATATTGGCAGCTTCTAATGTGATTGTTAGCTTACAACATATAATTTCTCGCGAGGCTGATCCTCTGGATTCGCAG GTTGTGACGGTAGCGAAATTCCAAGGAGGTGGTGCATTCAATGTTATTCCAGATTCTGTCACAATCGGTGGGACTTTCCGAGCTTTCTCAACAGGGAGTTTTATGCAACTGAGACAGCGGATTGAGCAG GTTATTACTAAGCAAGCTTCCGTGCAAAGGTGCAATGCAACGGTCAGCTTTCTGGACGACAAGCCTTTCTTCCCTCCAACTGTAAACCATGCAGAATTGCATGACTATTTCCAAAGTGTAGCCGGAAGCGTGCTCGGCGGCGATAAAGTGATTGACATACAACCATTGATGGGATCGGAGGACTTTTCGTTCTACCAACAGGTCATTCCCGGTTACTTCTTCCTCCTTGGAATGGAGAACACGGCGGTTGAACACCTCGAATCGCCACACTCTCCCCATTTCAAAGTAAACGAAGATGCACTCCCTTATGGAGCTGCACTTCATGCTTCATTAGCTGCTAACTATCTTCTCAAAATTCATCAAGACTTGCCAGTGGTAAAGGAGAAACACCATGATGAATTATAA